From the genome of Lentimonas sp. CC4, one region includes:
- a CDS encoding transposase, with product MSACGQTICLHPPVKRSLSVMDVIERFIELYWARYGDSITVEQRKALQAILLCRTAAMGGHRYACSCGQSHHAFHSCNHRLCPQCGAADTAQWVRKQMGKLLPVPYFMVTFTLPEQLRAVMLGNRLAMELFFKCSSQALRELLADPKRTGFERNGFFGVFQSWTQEMHYHPHIHYIVPGVGLTENDRLKHLKRPDFLIYAQALATRLRTLFVNELFDHGLINRSLFWQLLKMDWNASVDPAGSGENAVKYLGQYVQHSVISDNRVLAIEGDQVRIRIKNRDTNEYEQRTVSGVEFIRRFLLHALPSRFHRIRYRGFLHARGKPKLQWLQLLLDARIPKPEEPSAPMHGGYLCPRCGNTMQRTKRHARAPPQERNERFFNAVAA from the coding sequence GTGTCAGCGTGCGGGCAGACGATTTGCCTGCATCCTCCTGTTAAGCGCTCATTGAGCGTGATGGATGTGATCGAGCGCTTCATCGAGCTGTATTGGGCTCGGTATGGCGACTCGATCACCGTGGAGCAGCGCAAGGCCTTACAGGCGATCCTCCTATGCCGCACTGCGGCGATGGGCGGGCATCGCTATGCCTGCAGTTGCGGACAGAGCCACCATGCCTTCCATAGTTGTAATCATCGGCTGTGCCCGCAATGCGGGGCAGCCGATACTGCGCAGTGGGTGCGTAAGCAGATGGGCAAGCTACTGCCAGTGCCTTACTTCATGGTGACCTTCACGCTGCCTGAGCAGCTTCGCGCGGTAATGCTGGGCAACCGCTTGGCCATGGAGTTGTTCTTCAAGTGCAGCTCGCAGGCATTACGTGAGTTGCTGGCCGATCCGAAACGCACAGGCTTTGAGAGAAATGGTTTCTTTGGTGTGTTTCAGAGCTGGACGCAGGAGATGCATTACCATCCGCACATCCATTACATCGTGCCTGGCGTGGGCTTGACCGAGAATGATCGCCTCAAGCATCTGAAGCGGCCCGACTTCTTGATTTACGCTCAAGCTTTGGCAACACGCCTTCGCACTTTGTTCGTTAACGAGTTATTCGATCACGGCTTGATCAACCGGAGCCTGTTCTGGCAACTGTTGAAGATGGATTGGAACGCCTCCGTCGATCCTGCTGGATCGGGCGAGAACGCGGTCAAGTATCTCGGCCAATACGTCCAGCACAGTGTCATCAGTGACAATCGTGTGTTGGCAATCGAAGGCGACCAGGTCCGCATCCGTATCAAGAATCGTGATACAAATGAATATGAGCAACGCACGGTGAGCGGGGTGGAGTTTATTCGTCGCTTCTTGTTGCACGCGTTGCCGTCGCGTTTTCATCGCATCCGCTATCGAGGTTTCCTGCATGCACGGGGAAAACCTAAGCTGCAATGGTTGCAATTGCTGCTAGACGCACGCATCCCCAAGCCAGAGGAACCATCCGCACCTATGCATGGCGGCTACCTGTGTCCACGTTGTGGCAATACGATGCAGCGCACGAAGCGCCACGCACGCGCGCCGCCTCAAGAGCGCAACGAACGCTTCTTCAACGCTGTTGCCGCATGA
- a CDS encoding energy transducer TonB, protein MSASDTSKSTKAAIKDAFSLQQVDEMPIQTYQSKLAYPKKLLEKGIEGEASIELIISKNGDVIATTVIKTTHPEFGKAAQDAIKKWKFKPGTKNGKAVQVRTQIRIPFSIAPKI, encoded by the coding sequence TTGAGCGCATCTGACACCTCAAAATCAACAAAAGCTGCGATTAAAGATGCATTTAGCCTTCAGCAAGTGGATGAGATGCCGATCCAGACATATCAATCTAAATTAGCATACCCAAAAAAACTATTAGAAAAAGGAATCGAAGGAGAAGCATCTATTGAATTAATCATAAGCAAAAATGGTGATGTAATCGCAACAACGGTGATCAAAACAACTCACCCTGAATTCGGGAAAGCTGCACAGGATGCTATCAAAAAGTGGAAATTCAAACCAGGGACCAAAAATGGGAAAGCAGTGCAGGTCAGGACCCAAATCCGCATCCCATTCAGTATTGCACCCAAAATCTAA